A window of the Miscanthus floridulus cultivar M001 chromosome 14, ASM1932011v1, whole genome shotgun sequence genome harbors these coding sequences:
- the LOC136505761 gene encoding dihydroceramide fatty acyl 2-hydroxylase FAH1-like, with protein MVAAAFTVDLDKPLVFQVGHLEEQYQEWVHQPIVSKEGPRFFENDILEFLTRTKWWAVPLIWLPVVCWCLSTSIQMGSTITDVAMMIVFGIFLWTLIEYVVHRFLFHIKTKSYWGNTAHYLLHGCHHKHPMDGLRLVFPPAAAAILCFPFWNMIKLFSTPSTTPGLFGGGLLGYVIYDCTHYYLHHGQPSSDPAKYLKKYHLNHHFRIQTKGFGITSTLWDHVFGTLPSTKTVNKSI; from the exons ATGGTTGCAGCAGCCTTTACAGTGGATTTGGACAAGCCTCTAGTATTCCAG GTTGGCCATCTAGAGGAGCAGTATCAGGAGTGGGTTCACCAGCCGATTGTTAGCAAGGAAGGGCCACGATTTTTTGAAAATGATATATTGGAG TTCTTAACCCGCACGAAATGGTGGGCAGTTCCTCTTATCTGGTTGCCTGTTGTCTGTTGGTGCCTGAGTACTTCTATCCAGATGGGCAGTACAATTACAGATGTAGCTATGATGATTGTGTTTGGAATATTTCTGTGGACACTGATCGAATATGTGGTACACCGATTCTTGTTCCACATAAAAACCAAAAGTTACTG GGGAAACACAGCGCATTATCTTCTTCATGGATGCCACCACAAGCATCCGATGGATGGACTTCGACTTGTCTTTCCACCAGCTGCCGCAGCTATTTTGTGCTTTCCG TTCTGGAACATGATCAAGCTATTTTCGACCCCGTCTACAACACCTGGCCTGTTTGGAGGTGGCCTgttgggttacgtgatctatgaTTGCACACACTACTACCTGCATCATGGCCAGCCATCATCAGATCCTGCAAAATATCTCAAG AAGTACCATCTCAACCATCACTTCAGAATTCAAACCAAAGGCTTTGGAATAACTTCGACCCTGTGGGATCATGTATTTGGCACGCTGCCTTCTACCAAAACTGTCAACAAGAGCATTTGA